From a single Pirellulaceae bacterium genomic region:
- a CDS encoding EF-hand domain-containing protein: MRKMLILGVSAAALGLSATAAVAQPPGPPPEMLDAIFERLDTNGDGVLDEQEIFALVRQRITRADTNKDSNIDKHELAEGMELFRALVGRGGPGMGGDGPRRGPGGQFGPPDGFRPDGDRPGRPEGFGPGRRPGPPPGPPAGPPRGPRPDGPPGRGPDGEDRGPRPERIMQMFDRWDEDGDGKVAIDDLPGPLQERLRALDKNNDGQIDKKELKEFRPPRDPENADKPRDRRSDDAPPGPKKPKRPKADSDAEV, translated from the coding sequence ATGAGAAAAATGCTAATTCTTGGAGTTTCCGCAGCGGCTCTCGGGTTGTCTGCAACGGCTGCGGTTGCGCAGCCGCCAGGCCCTCCTCCTGAAATGCTCGACGCGATTTTCGAGCGGCTGGACACCAACGGAGATGGTGTTTTGGATGAACAGGAGATTTTTGCGCTCGTGCGTCAGCGAATTACGCGAGCCGACACGAACAAGGATTCAAATATCGATAAACACGAGCTGGCTGAAGGCATGGAGTTGTTCCGTGCTTTAGTGGGCCGTGGTGGGCCGGGTATGGGCGGTGATGGACCGCGGCGTGGCCCTGGTGGCCAATTTGGGCCGCCCGATGGCTTCCGTCCCGATGGTGATCGGCCTGGGCGTCCAGAGGGATTCGGACCGGGGCGTCGCCCAGGCCCACCCCCAGGCCCACCGGCAGGTCCTCCGCGCGGCCCGCGTCCGGATGGTCCTCCTGGCAGAGGCCCTGATGGTGAAGATCGTGGTCCTCGGCCCGAGCGCATTATGCAAATGTTCGATCGCTGGGATGAAGATGGTGACGGAAAGGTGGCCATCGACGATCTGCCAGGACCACTCCAAGAACGACTTCGCGCGTTGGACAAGAATAATGATGGGCAGATCGACAAGAAGGAGTTGAAAGAATTCCGTCCGCCTCGCGACCCTGAAAACGCCGACAAGCCACGCGACAGGCGTTCGGATGACGCTCCACCCGGTCCCAAAAAGCCCAAGCGACCCAAGGCCGATTCAGATGCTGAAGTTTAA